The following proteins are co-located in the Eleginops maclovinus isolate JMC-PN-2008 ecotype Puerto Natales chromosome 23, JC_Emac_rtc_rv5, whole genome shotgun sequence genome:
- the LOC134860172 gene encoding C-type lectin domain family 4 member M-like isoform X1, with protein MDSMEIDDDIYINKHLSMDGLITKGDFQRRKKPSRCASVCLGLLCAVLLAGNIGQFVYYEIFSRPASADPVQEGYVQDRPQSSDNNSAAERKQLETNRLTNLTKERDQLHQSYYSLTAERDEFKASLNNLKSERDVLQASKEQLQSNYSDLQRQKDEIQTEFSTLSANKDHLQSTYTSLKTNHDQLQLSYDSVTAERDGFKASFKNLQKEKDQLQVSYTVLKQKTDQFQTDQNDLTQQLQTDYSRLQREKDELQTEFSTLTANRDELQSNYTSLKMSQDDLQKRYSSLSISRNLLKVSYDSMSEDKQQWQTRYDTLQRGQQQLTLKHNTLQKEKDELQSSFSTLRANRDQLQSNYTSLKTNHDQLQLSYKSLTAERDEFKTSFNNLKKESDQLHTIQQNLTASKEQLKSDCSRLQRAKNGSETWFSRLTVNRDQLQSNYTSLNRKKDQLQKSYNTLSRSNNLLDAAHKTLRIYKEQLETRFKSLQREHSQQQASHRILRREKDELQKKIDKIRARPCKKGWKKFDISCYFVSSVEKNWTLSREECIEEGADLVVIESQEEQQFVNKMMLEAQNAWIGLTDSLDEGTWMWVDGTDVTTTFWQPGQPNSYNGNQDCGETVQKNQGVGEWNDDGCFAEQNWICEN; from the exons ATGGACTCAATGGAAATCGATGAcgacatatatataaataagcaCCTCTCAATGGACGGCCTCATCACCAAAG GTGATTTCCAGAGAAGAAAGAAGCCGTCTAGATGTGCGTCTGTGTGTCTCGGGTTACTGTGTGCCGTCCTGCTGGCTGGTAACATCGGACAGTTTGTTTACT ATGAGATATTCAGCCGTCCAGCGTCAGCAGACCCAGTGCAGGAAGGATACGTTCAAGATCGTCCGCAGAGCAGTGATAACAAttcagctgcagagaggaaacagttaGAGACAAACAGACTGACAAACCTGACTAAAGAAAGGGACCAGCTGCACCAAAGTTACTATTCTCTGACTGCTGAAAGAGATGAGTTCAAGGCCAGTCTCAACAATCTGAAAAGTGAAAGGGACGTGTTGCAAGCAAGTAAAGAGCAGCTACAGAGCAATTACAGTGACCTTCAAAGACAGAAGGATGAGATCCAGACTGAGTTTAGTACGCTGAGCGCAAACAAAGATCACTTACAGAGCACTTACACTTCACTGAAGACGAACCACGACCAGTTGCAACTTAGTTACGATTCTGTAACTGCTGAGAGAGATGGGTTCAAGGCCAGTTTCAAGAAtctgcaaaaagaaaaggaccAGTTACAAGTAAGTTATACCGTCTTAAAACAAAAGACCGATCAGTTTCAGACTGATCAAAATGATCTGACACAACAGCTACAGACCGACTACAGTCGCCTGCAAAGAGAAAAGGACGAGCTGCAGACTGAGTTCAGTACACTGACAGCAAACAGAGATGAGCTACAGAGCAATTACACTTCACTGAAGATGAGTCAGGACGACTTGCAGAAAAGATACAGTTCACTAAGTATTAGTAGAAATCTTCTTAAGGTCAGCTACGATTCAATGAGCGAAGACAAACAGCAATGGCAAACCAGGTATGACACTCTGCAGAGGGGACAACAGCAGCTAACTCTCAAACACAATACCttgcagaaagaaaaagacgaGTTGCAGAGTTCCTTTAGTACGCTGAGAGCCAACAGAGATCAGTTACAGAGCAATTACACTTCACTGAAGACGAACCATGACCAGTTGCAACTTAGTTACAAGTCTTTGACTGCTGAAAGAGATGAGTTCAAAACCAGTTTTAACAATCTGAAAAAAGAGAGCGATCAGCTTCACACTATCCAGCAAAATCTGACTGCAAGCAAAGAGCAGCTAAAGAGCGATTGCAGTCGCCTGCAAAGAGCAAAGAATGGGTCAGAGACTTGGTTTTCAAGGCTGACAGTAAACAGGGATCAGCTACAGAGCAATTACACTTCCCTGAATAGGAAGAAGGACCAGTTGCAGAAGAGCTACAATACCCTTAGTAGGAGTAATAACCTCCTTGATGCAGCGCACAAGACACTACGGATATACAAAGAACAATTGGAAACCAGGTTTAAATCTCTGCAGAGGGAACACAGTCAGCAGCAAGCCAGTCACAGAATCCTTCGGAGAGAAAAGGATGAGCTACAGAAGAAGATCGACAAAATACGAG CCCGACCCTGTAAGAAAGGCTGGAAAAAGTTCGACATCAGCTGCTACTTCGTCTCATCTGTGGAGAAGAACTGGACCCTAAGCAGAGAGGAGTGCATCGAAGAGGGAGCGGATCTGGTGGTCATAGAAAGCCAGGAGGAACAG CAATTTGTCAATAAGATGATGCTTGAAGCCCAAAATGCCTGGATTGGTCTGACTGACAGTCTGGACGAGGGGACTTGGATGTGGGTGGACGGGACCGACGTCACCACAAC